A region of the Sporolituus thermophilus DSM 23256 genome:
TTCCATCCGGAACTGACGGACGATGACCGCATCCACCAATACTTTATTAAAATGATACAGGAATAAAATTTAAACTCCGGGATTTTTCCCGGAGTTTGTTATATACGGAGTGGGGGGATAAGCTTCATGACGAAAAAAGTAGTAATTGTGGCTACCGGCGGCACGATTGCCATGCGGTATGACCCGGTGAGGGGCGGCGTTTTTCCGGCGGTGACGGGCGCCGAGCTGGTCGAAGCGGTGCCGCCGCTCGCCCAGGTGGGGCCGGTGGAAGTGGTTGAGTTCGCCAACATACCCAGTCCGCACATTACGCCGCAGATCATGTGGCGGTTGGCCAAAGTTATTGACGATCTCTTGGCCCGGGACGACGTAGCCGGGGTGGTGGTGACGCATGGGACCGATACTCTGGAGGAAACGGCTTATTTCCTCGACTTGACCGTGCAGAGCGACAAACCGGTGTGCATGACGGCGGCGATGCGCAATGCGGCCGAAATCAGCCCGGACGGCCCAAAAAACATACTGTGCGCGGTAAAAACGGCTTTTTGCCCCGAGGCGGTTGGCCAAGGCGTATTAGTGGTTGCCAACGAAGAAATCCATGCGGCCAGGGAAGTGACCAAGACCCATGCGGCCAACCCCAAAACGTTCGCGTCGCCGTTCTGGGGGCCCCTGGGCTATGTGGATGAAGACAAGGTCATCTTCCGCCGCCATTCGCTTAAGCGGCAAAAGATTCAGCCGGCCGAACTTGTCGATGATGTCTATCTCATTAAATTGGTAGCCGGCGCCGACGACTTGTTTTTCCGCTGCCTTGTCGACAAAGGAGCCAGCGGTATTGTCGTCGAAGGCTTCGGCCGCGGCAACGTGCCGCCGGCGGTAGTGCCGGGAATTAAGGCCGCACTGGACAAGGGTATCCCGGTCGTGCTGACCACCCGCACCGTTGGCGGCCGGGTCCTGGATGTGTACGGCTATGAGGGAGGAGTAAAACCGTTAAAAGCGATGGGCGTCATCCTGGCCGGCGAGATCAGCGGCCCAAAGGCGCGGATAAAGCTAATGCTGGCCTTGGGCGTGACCCGTGACCGGCAGGCTTTAGCCGGTTATTTTGATGTGCCATAGCCTTCTTCGTTCATCATCGCCGCCGCTACCGCCGCGCCAATTCCTGAGCCGTTTTTGGCCAGCCGCACCCGGATGTGTCCGGCGCCCGCGGGGAGAAGTTCGGCCAGGGCGGCCTGCAGCAGGGCGGCGTAGCCCGGCATTTTTTCATAAAGCGAGCCGTCGATGGCAATGGTGTGGCGCGACTGCCCGGTAGGGTCAAGGCGGAGCAGGACGCCGGCGTAAGTGGCCGCCACCAGCCGGGCGGACCGGGCTGTGACCAAGGCGGCTATTTCTTTCAGGGCGGCGCGCTCAGCCAACGCGGAGGCAAGCCCAAGGCGGCTGGACAGCCAGTGCTCGATTTGCGTCAGGGTGCGGGAGGTGTCGGCCACCAGCAGCGCGACATCCGGCCCGCTCAGAGTATCGGCGCGCTGCCAGACCGGCGCGGCAAAGCAGGGGCTGGCCGCGGCCAGGGACGCCGCTGCCAGCCGCAC
Encoded here:
- a CDS encoding asparaginase; the protein is MTKKVVIVATGGTIAMRYDPVRGGVFPAVTGAELVEAVPPLAQVGPVEVVEFANIPSPHITPQIMWRLAKVIDDLLARDDVAGVVVTHGTDTLEETAYFLDLTVQSDKPVCMTAAMRNAAEISPDGPKNILCAVKTAFCPEAVGQGVLVVANEEIHAAREVTKTHAANPKTFASPFWGPLGYVDEDKVIFRRHSLKRQKIQPAELVDDVYLIKLVAGADDLFFRCLVDKGASGIVVEGFGRGNVPPAVVPGIKAALDKGIPVVLTTRTVGGRVLDVYGYEGGVKPLKAMGVILAGEISGPKARIKLMLALGVTRDRQALAGYFDVP